In one window of Hevea brasiliensis isolate MT/VB/25A 57/8 chromosome 10, ASM3005281v1, whole genome shotgun sequence DNA:
- the LOC110661400 gene encoding uncharacterized protein LOC110661400: MLCSPGHSPRPLSSPSSSASPNRPNAFQVSNSPSIRTPANPRKRPTVLDEDTYVAAIEKIIERDFFPDILKLRDRLDWLEAVKTGDPIQIRDAQLRIIERRGKRIKNSNSDWSTQTRNGTQTPGTFMRNFTPFDEFDNKTPSAANTEFSANGELSEHEGAVDDSLSLDDFYRRYTSEDNDSFSKILEKVNRKRKERYWHLLEGEKQDAKLIEDSKRDRITDGYGTSDQPSSTLEGWKYTAKNLLMYHPSDRGEAPLTEEERSVRLKGLTKELNRSNTRFHGKMLDSRPKDDGTVEVLYTPVVGATPLPISDRDGDKAKKYDLEDLRKTPNRFYVESGKKAENGYSFVRTPSPAPGVDESPFITWGEIEGTPLRLEPEDTPIDIGGSSDGSHFKIPNPPARDVKAHSLSREAARKLRERSKMFQKPPLPSPGRGGSASPIVRTLSPAAQKFMRSAISKSSSSVDESLRASYRGASPGVGTPKSRSVSRLGRDGSMSSRSPSVREDSNPPW; this comes from the coding sequence ATGCTTTGTTCTCCCGGTCACTCACCACGCCCCCTCTCATCCCCATCTTCATCTGCATCTCCAAATCGCCCAAATGCTTTCCAAGTCTCTAACTCACCCTCAATCAGAACACCCGCAAACCCTAGGAAGCGCCCTACAGTTCTGGACGAGGACACCTATGTTGCAGCGATCGAGAAAATCATCGAACGCGACTTCTTCCCGGACATCTTGAAACTCCGTGACCGGCTGGATTGGCTTGAAGCGGTAAAAACCGGCGACCCCATTCAAATACGAGATGCCCAGTTGAGGATCATCGAGCGCCGTGGCAAAAGGATAAAGAATTCCAACTCTGATTGGAGTACTCAGACTAGAAACGGCACACAAACCCCAGGTACTTTTATGCGTAATTTCACTCCCTTTGATGAATTTGATAACAAAACGCCTAGTGCTGCAAATACGGAATTTTCTGCTAATGGAGAATTAAGTGAACATGAAGGTGCCGTTGATGATTCACTGAGTTTAGACGATTTCTATAGGAGATACACAAGTGAGGATAATGATAGTTTTTCAAAAATATTGGAGAAAGTGAAtaggaaaagaaaggaaagatATTGGCACTTGTTAGAAGGTGAAAAACAGGATGCTAAATTGATTGAGGATTCGAAGAGGGATAGGATTACAGATGGTTATGGGACATCTGATCAACCTTCGAGCACATTGGAGGGGTGGAAATACACAGCCAAGAATTTGTTGATGTATCACCCCTCAGACAGGGGTGAGGCTCCGTTGACTGAAGAAGAACGTTCTGTTAGATTGAAGGGTTTAACAAAAGAACTAAATAGGTCAAACACACGGTTTCATGGTAAAATGTTGGATTCTAGACCAAAAGATGATGGAACTGTTGAAGTGCTTTATACACCAGTTGTGGGGGCCACCCCTCTTCCTATATCGGACAGAGATGGGGATAAAGCAAAGAAGTATGATTTGGAAGATTTGAGGAAGACACCAAACAGGTTTTACGTGGAATCAGGGAAGAAGGCAGAAAATGGATATAGTTTTGTTAGGACACCTTCACCAGCTCCGGGGGTTGATGAATCACCATTTATCACATGGGGTGAGATAGAAGGAACGCCATTGAGGTTGGAACCTGAAGACACTCCAATTGATATTGGTGGTAGCAGTGATGGGTCGCATTTTAAAATTCCAAATCCACCTGCACGAGATGTGAAGGCACATTCATTGTCGAGGGAGGCTGCCCGAAAGTTGAGGGAGAGATCAAAGATGTTTCAAAAACCACCATTACCTTCTCCAGGAAGAGGGGGAAGTGCAAGTCCAATTGTGCGTACACTTTCTCCTGCTGCACAGAAGTTTATGAGGAGTGCAATTTCTAAGTCTTCATCTTCTGTTGATGAATCCCTTCGTGCTAGTTACAGAGGAGCAAGCCCTGGGGTTGGTACTCCAAAGAGTAGGAGCGTATCGAGGCTTGGAAGAGATGGAAGCATGAGTTCCAGGTCACCATCTGTCAGAGAGGATTCTAATCCTCCTTGGTAA
- the LOC110649995 gene encoding uncharacterized protein LOC110649995, with protein MLGSPGHSPRHLSSPSSSASPNPQNAIQVSNSSSIRTPVNPKKRPIVLDEDTYVAAIEKIIERDFFPDISKLRDRLDWLEAVKTGDPIQIRDAQLKIIERRGKRVKSSNPDWSTQTRNSTQTPGSIPNFTPFDEFDNKTPSAANREFSANRESSEHEGAVDDSLSLDDFFRRYTSEDNDSFSKILEKVNRKREERYGHLLEGEKQDAKLIEDSKRDRITDGYGTSDQPPSTLEGWKYTARNLLMYHPSDRGEAPLTEEERSVRLKGLTKELNRSNTRFHGKMLDSRPKDDGTVEVLYTPVVGATPLPASDRDGDKAKKYDLEDLRKTPNKFYVESGKKAENGYSFVRTPSPAPGVDESPFITWGEIEGTPLRLEPEDTPIDIGGSGDGSHFKIPNPPARDVKAHSLSREAARKLRERSKMFQKPPLPSPGRGGSASPSVRTLSPAAQKFMRNAISKSSSSVDESLRASYRGASPGVGTPKSRSVSRFGRDGSMSSRSPSVREDSNPPW; from the coding sequence ATGCTTGGTTCTCCAGGTCACTCACCACGCCACCTCTCATCCCCATCTTCATCTGCGTCTCCAAATCCCCAAAATGCTATCCAAGTCTCTAACTCATCCTCAATCAGAACACCTGTAAACCCTAAGAAGCGCCCTATAGTTCTGGACGAGGACACCTATGTTGCAGCGATCGAGAAAATCATCGAACGCGACTTCTTCCCGGACATCTCGAAACTCCGTGACCGGCTTGATTGGCTTGAAGCGGTAAAAACTGGCGACCCTATTCAAATACGAGATGCCCAGTTGAAGATCATCGAGCGCCGTGGCAAAAGAGTGAAGAGTTCCAACCCTGATTGGAGTACTCAGACTAGAAATAGCACACAAACCCCAGGTTCTATACCTAATTTCACTCCCTTTGATGAATTCGATAACAAAACGCCTAGTGCTGCAAATAGGGAATTTTCTGCTAATAGAGAGTCTAGTGAACATGAAGGTGCCGTTGATGATTCACTGAGTTTAGACGATTTCTTTAGGAGATACACAAGTGAGGATAATGATAGTTTTTCAAAAATATTGGAGAAAGTGAATAGGAAAAGAGAGGAGAGATATGGGCACTTGTTAGAAGGTGAAAAACAGGATGCTAAATTGATTGAGGATTCGAAGAGGGATAGGATTACAGATGGTTATGGGACATCTGATCAACCTCCGAGCACATTGGAGGGTTGGAAATACACAGCCAGGAATTTGTTGATGTATCACCCCTCAGACAGGGGTGAGGCTCCTTTGACTGAAGAGGAACGTTCTGTTAGATTGAAGGGTTTAACAAAAGAACTAAATAGGTCAAACACACGGTTTCATGGTAAAATGTTGGATTCTAGACCAAAAGATGATGGAACTGTTGAAGTGCTTTACACACCAGTTGTGGGGGCCACCCCTCTTCCTGCATCGGACAGAGATGGGGATAAAGCAAAGAAGTATGATTTGGAGGATTTGAGGAAGACACCAAACAAGTTTTACGTGGAATCAGGGAAGAAGGCAGAAAATGGATATAGTTTTGTCAGGACACCTTCACCAGCTCCGGGGGTTGATGAATCACCATTTATCACATGGGGTGAGATAGAAGGAACACCATTGAGGTTGGAACCTGAAGACACTCCAATTGATATTGGTGGTAGCGGTGATGGGTCGCATTTTAAAATTCCAAATCCACCTGCACGAGATGTGAAGGCACATTCATTGTCGAGGGAGGCTGCCCGAAAGTTGAGGGAGAGGTCAAAGATGTTTCAAAAACCACCATTACCTTCTCCAGGAAGGGGGGGAAGTGCAAGTCCAAGTGTGCGTACACTTTCTCCTGCTGCACAGAAGTTTATGAGGAATGCAATTTCTAAGTCTTCATCTTCTGTTGATGAATCCCTTCGTGCTAGTTACAGAGGAGCAAGCCCTGGGGTTGGTACTCCAAAGAGTAGGAGTGTCTCGAGGTTTGGAAGAGATGGAAGCATGAGTTCAAGGTCACCATCTGTAAGAGAGGATTCTAATCCTCCTTGGTAA
- the LOC110649999 gene encoding probable serine/threonine-protein kinase WNK11 has product MPAARPNTSDRDGEPFVEVDPTGRFGRYDDLLGAGAVKKVYRAFDQEEGIEVAWNQVRLRNFIEDPVLINRLHSEVKLLRSLKNKYIIVCYNVWLDEEPSTLNFITEVCTSGNLRNYREKHRHVSLKALKKWSKQVLEGLEYLHTHDPCIIHRDLNCSNIFVNGNIGQVKIGDLGFATIVGKSHVAHSIIGTPEYMAPELYEEDYTELVDIYSFGMCLLEMVTVEIPYSECDSVAKIYRKVTSGVKPQALNKVTNPEVKTFIEKCIAEARARPSASDLLKDPFFCDVSNDDEPEDPDA; this is encoded by the exons ATGCCAGCTGCAAGGCCCAATACATCGGATAGAGATGGGGAACCATTTGTTGAAGTTGACCCTACTGGACGGTTTGGGCGATATGATGATCTGCTTGGTGCTGGTGCTGTGAAGAAGGTTTATCGAGCATTTGATCAAGAGGAAGGTATAGAGGTGGCATGGAATCAGGTGCGGTTGAGGAACTTTATTGAAGATCCAGTACTCATCAACAGGCTCCACTCAGAGGTTAAGTTGTTGAGATCATTAAAGAACAAGTACATCATTGTTTGCTACAATGTTTGGTTGGATGAGGAGCCTAGTACACTGAATTTTATTACTGAGGTGTGCACATCTGGAAATTTAAGAAATTACAGGGAGAAGCATCGCCATGTCTCCTTGAAAGCCTTGAAGAAGTGGTCAAAGCAGGTGCTTGAGGGGTTAGAGTATCTGCATACACATGATCCATGCATTATTCACAGAGATCTGAATTGCAGTAACATCTTCGTCAATGGAAATATAGGCCAG GTGAAAATTGGTGaccttggctttgcaacaatAGTGGGGAAGAGCCACGTAGCACATTCAATCATTGGCACACCAGAGTACATGGCACCAGAGTTGTATGAGGAGGATTATACTGAGTTGGTGGACATATACTCTTTCGGAATGTGCTTGCTAGAGATGGTAACAGTAGAGATACCATACAGTGAATGTGACAGTGTTGCCAAGATATACAGGAAGGTGACATCTGGAGTGAAGCCCCAAGCCTTGAACAAGGTAACAAATCCAGAAGTGAAGACTTTTATTGAGAAGTGCATAGCTGAGGCAAGGGCAAGACCTTCAGCCTCTGATCTTCTCAAGGATCCCTTCTTTTGTGATGTCAGTAATGATGACGAGCCAGAGGACCCAGATGCTTAA
- the LOC110649997 gene encoding BTB/POZ domain-containing protein At5g48130 — protein sequence MEATSSKDSSVASSPFPSPNIGALLKIKIISWSQETGLPVTVRVRVGDRTFNLHKNPLSLKSGYFRKRLIETTELELPQEFPGGPKTFEMIALFLYGSSTLIDPFNVAALRCAAEFLEMTEEYYCGNLCERFDLYLNQVVLQSWDDTLIVLQRCQTLLPLSEELLIVGRCIESLAFMACMEILDPERRRDKPIVTLEALADQAWSCETAKEMVIHDLWIKDLIALPFGFFRRIIGSLRRQGMKEKYVSPIIVFYANKWVLSKKIRQFWENSGNRIEDIDVRNRVSVILQGILDLLPVREKARRVIPVGFYFALLSRSFEVGLRSESKAKLQDQIASQLHLAQVEDFLLPKIGLDSISSSMELATMESIFSTYLSFNMGANHTLSSSNSIVAELWDTYLSRIAFDPKMEPRKFMELIETVPISFRQSHDQLYKAMNAFLQEHPDVSQEEKGAVCKYLNCQKLSQEACIEAVQNELMPLRLIVQALFVQQLNTHQAFKECSDSFRYAQCGDFSGSLSSSKCPNSKSQNLAESPYSDGAEPISRTLSFLLQNDVATQRYELSKKEYESTSFRIQNLEQELLSLKKSLQLQSNSKTLPTKPQRMKPYGMESRSLSKKRNPLGQVTSCINSMNFASQRRYANRLLKVFRRITLFGNRKLKRKSSTSGQLAKSM from the exons ATGGAAGCTACAAGCTCTAAAGATAGTTCAGTTGCTTCAAGTCCTTTCCCTTCACCTAACATTGGAGCCCTGCTAAAGATTAAAATCATTTCATG GAGTCAAGAGACTGGTTTGCCTGTTACAGTTCGTGTTCGAGTTGGTGACAGGACATTCAACCTTCACAAG AATCCCCTCTCTTTGAAGAGTGGATATTTCAGAAAAAGATTGATTGAAACAACTGAGCTTGAACTGCCACAAGAATTCCCTGGAGGGCCAAAAACCTTCGAAATGATTGCTTTATTCCTATATGGTTCTTCCACACTGATCGATCCTTTCAATGTAGCAGCCCTGCGATGTGCAGCAGAGTTTCTTGAAATGACAGAAGAGTATTATTGTGGCAATCTCTGCGAGCGCTTCGATCTCTATTTGAACCAAGTTGTGTTGCAAAGTTGGGATGATACCTTGATTGTTCTCCAAAGATGTCAAACTCTGCTTCCCTTGTCTGAAGAGCTGCTAATAGTTGGCCGTTGCATTGAGTCTTTAGCCTTCATGGCTTGCATGGAGATTCTTGACCCAGAGAGGAGAAGGGACAAACCAATTGTTACATTAGAGGCATTGGCTGACCAAGCTTGGAGTTGTGAAACAGCCAAGGAGATGGTGATCCATGATCTTTGGATAAAAGATCTCATTGCACTACCATTTGGATTCTTCAGAAGGATAATAGGATCCTTGAGGAGGCAAGGAATGAAAGAAAAATATGTGAGCCCAATCATTGTTTTCTATGCAAACAAATGGGTACTCTCTAAGAAGATAAGACAGTTCTGGGAGAATTCAGGCAATAGAATTGAGGATATTGATGTTAGAAATAGAGTTTCAGTAATTCTTCAAGGTATTCTGGATTTGCTGCCTGTGAGAGAAAAGGCAAGGAGAGTGATTCCTGTAGGATTTTACTTTGCATTGCTTTCTAGGTCTTTTGAAGTTGGCTTGAGAAGTGAAAGCAAGGCAAAGTTGCAAGATCAAATCGCATCTCAGTTACATTTGGCCCAGGTGGAAGATTTTCTCCTTCCAAAGATTGGACTCGACTCAATTTCTTCTAGCATGGAGTTGGCTACTATGGAGAGCATATTCTCCACATATTTGTCATTTAACATGGGTGCAAACCATACTCTTTCATCTAGCAACTCAATTGTTGCTGAATTATGGGATACATATCTCTCTCGTATTGCTTTTGATCCAAAAATGGAACCTAGAAAATTCATGGAACTCATTGAAACGGTACCGATATCTTTTAGACAGAGCCACGATCAATTGTACAAAGCAATGAATGCCTTCTTGCAG GAACACCCAGATGTATCACAAGAAGAAAAGGGAGCAGTCTGCAAATACCTCAACTGCCAGAAGCTGTCACAAGAGGCATGTATTGAAGCAGTTCAAAATGAGTTGATGCCTTTACGTTTGATTGTCCAGGCTCTATTTGTTCAACAACTGAATACACACCAAGCTTTCAAAGAATGCTCAGACTCATTTAGGTATGCACAATGTGGTGACTTCTCTGGAAGCCTTTCAAGCTCAAAATGTCCCAACTCCAAAAGCCAAAATCTAGCTGAGAGTCCATATAGTGATGGAGCAGAGCCAATCAGTAGAACATTGAGTTTCTTACTACAAAATGATGTTGCAACTCAAAGATATGAGTTATCTAAAAAGGAATACGAGTCTACAAGCTTCAGAATTCAGAACCTTGAACAAGAGCTCTTGTCCTTGAAGAAGAGCCTTCAATTGCAGAGTAATTCAAAGACATTGCCAACCAAACCACAACGTATGAAACCATATGGCATGGAAAGTAGATCACTAAGCAAGAAGAGGAACCCACTTGGACAAGTTACCAGTTGTATCAATTCTATGAATTTTGCTTCACAAAGAAGGTATGCTAATAGGTTACTGAAGGTCTTCCGTCGGATTACCTTGTTTGGaaatagaaaattgaagagaaagtcAAGCACCTCTGGCCAATTAGCCAAATCAATGTAA
- the LOC110650001 gene encoding 60S ribosomal protein L35 gives MARIKVHELRQKSKTELLNQLKDLKAELALLRVAKVTGGAPNKLSKIKVVRLSIAQVLTVISQNQKAALREAYKNKKFLPLDLRPKKTRAIRRRLTKHQQSLKTEREKKREMYFPMRKYAIKV, from the exons ATGG CGAGAATCAAGGTCCACGAGCTAAGACAGAAATCAAAGACGGAGCTGTTGAATCAATTGAAGGATCTCAAGGCTGAGCTTGCTCTCCTTCGCGTCGCCAAGGTCACTGGTGGTGCTCCTAACAAGCTCTCCAAGAT TAAGGTGGTGAGGTTGTCTATTGCACAAGTCTTGACTGTCATTTCCCAGAACCAGAAGGCTGCTCTTAGGGAGGCATACAAGAACAAGAAGTTCTTGCCCCTTGATCTGCGTCCCAAGAAGACCAGAGCTATCCGCAGGAGGCTTACTAAGCACCAG CAATCTTTGAAGACGGAACGtgagaagaagagagaaatgtACTTCCCCATGAGAAAGTATGCTATTAAGGTGTAA